A stretch of the Lolium perenne isolate Kyuss_39 chromosome 3, Kyuss_2.0, whole genome shotgun sequence genome encodes the following:
- the LOC139837851 gene encoding uncharacterized protein, whose product MVNEVITLIDIIEEIRTLSVTEWNLRDTLKTHLITLLQNQKSYWQQRGKIKWVNLGDANTKFFHSKATINYRHNYISVLQNSDQVEIADHEGKAAILWQAFKNRMGQSDNPAMQFNLQDFIESTVSEDMNNMLQAPFSDKEIEDVIKHLPNDKSPGPDGFNNEFIKNCWSIIAPDAKGFGDKWIKWISMILSTGTSAVMLNGVPDFPVIQYADDTLLVMKANAQQLLCLKAILHSYAISTGLKVNYQKSSMMPINLSAERLAHFAATLNCKVGTLPFTYLGLPLSITKPSLECFLPMIQRVQTRLGGIADFLNYGGKLQLVKSVLASLPIFFMCCLDVPVTIKDQVIKYMRHCLWRKKTTDVQAKGNALVSWKKICRPKDQGGLGVLNLEVQNKSLLLKNLDKFYNNVDIPWVNLIRDTYYSEERPPGIKLEGSFWWKSHLKLIDSYKAMARCKLGNGKTALFWTDLWGDSCLHHKFPHLLTFAKKTDLSVSKVMHMEYLQDMFHLPLSQQAFAEFEQLEILCDSIQFEDNEHVSDSWTYIWGSDKFSTIKAYKFLIGVQSKDDDHDELDMDIEEDDVSPLICVLAVIKLFSGAVARELNAFGLCS is encoded by the exons ATGGTGAATGAAGTGATTACTCTCATTGATATTATAGAAGAGATCAGAACCCTCTCTGTTACTGAATGGAATTTGAGAGATACACTAAAGACACATCTCATCACTTTATTGCAGAATCAAAAATCTTACTGGCAGCAGAGGGGCAAGATTAAATGGGTCAATCTTGGAGATgcaaacacaaaattcttccattcAAAAGCCACTATTAACTACAGGCATAATTATATTTCAGTATTACAGAATTCAGACCAAGTGGAAATTGCTGATCATGAAGGAAAGGCAGCCATTCTGTGGCAGGCTTTTAAAAATAGAATGGGTCAGTCAGATAATCCTGCCATGCAGTTTAATCTCCaagattttattgagtcaactgtCTCTGAAGATATGAACAATATGCTGCAAGCACCTTTCTCTGACAAGGAaatagaagatgttatcaaacatTTACCAAATGACAAGTCTCCTGGGCCTGATGGTTTTAACAATGAATTTATTAAGAATTGCTGGTCCATTATTGCTCCAGAT GCTAAAGGCTTTGGTGATAAGTGGATAAAGTGGATTTCAATGATCCTATCTACTGGTACTTCTGCTGTCATGTTAAATGGAGTGCCTG ACTTCCCTGTGAtccaatatgctgatgacactCTTCTTGTTATGAAAGCAAATGCTCAACAGCTTCTCTGCCTTAAAGCTATCCTACATTCCTATGCTATATCCACTGGGCTTAAAGTAAATTaccagaagtcaagcatgatgcccATTAATTTATCAGCAGAAAGATTGGCACACTTTGCTGCTACTTTGAATTGTAAAGTTGGAACCCTCCCCTTCACTTATTTGGGACTACCACTTAGCATCACAAAACCATCTCTGGAATGCTTCTTACCAATGATACAAAGAGTTCAAACAAGGCTAGGTGGTATAGCAGACTTCCTGAATTATGGTGGCAAATTGCAACTTGTAAAATCAGTGTTAGCTTCACTCCCCATATTCTTTATGTGTTGCTTGGATGTACCTGTTACAATCAAGGATCAGGTCATCAAGTATATGAGGCACTGCCTTTGGAGGAAAAAAACTACAGATGTGCAAGCAAAAGGGAATGCTTTAGTCTCATGGAAAAAGATCTGCAGACCTAAAGATCAAGGAGGCCTGGGAGTGCTCAACttagaagtacaaaataaatctTTACTTCTGAAGAATCTGGATAAATTCTACAACAATGTAGACATTCCATGGGTGAATCTCATAAGGGATACTTACTATAGTGAAGAAAGGCCACCAGGTATTAAACTAGAAGGTTCCTTCTGGTGGAAATCTCACCTGAAGCTCATTGATTCCTATAAGGCTATGGCTAGATGCAAACTGGGAAATGGAAAGACTGCCTTGTTTTGGACTGATTTGTGGGGAGATAGTTGTCTTCATCACAAGTTCCCTCATCTCTTAACTTTTGCTAAGAAAACAGATTTATCTGTCAGCAAAGTGATGCACATGGAATATCTTCAAGACATGTTTCATCTTCCTCTCTCCCAACAAGCTTTTGCTGAGTTTGAACAACTTGAGATCTTATGTGATTCTATCCAGTTTGAGGATAATGAACATGTCTCTGATTCGTGGACTTACATTTGGGGTTCTGATAAATTTTCAACAATAAAGGCATACAAATTCTTGATTGGAGTTCAGA